One window from the genome of Diospyros lotus cultivar Yz01 chromosome 11, ASM1463336v1, whole genome shotgun sequence encodes:
- the LOC127813676 gene encoding nuclear pore complex protein NUP98A-like, which translates to MPKLRHSDYYTEPRIQELAAKERADPGFCRRVKDFVVGRHGYGSIRFFGETDVRRLDLESLVQFNNREVIVYMDESKKPPIGQGLNKAAEVTLLNIKCFDKKTGHQYTDGAKVDRYKEMLKRKAEDQGAEFVSYDPINGEWKFRVSHFSRYRFEEEEEDECNWDMCVSPAC; encoded by the coding sequence ATGCCGAAGCTCCGTCATTCTGACTACTACACAGAGCCTCGAATTCAAGAACTAGCTGCCAAAGAAAGGGCAGACCCAGGGTTTTGCCGTCGTGTCAAGGACTTTGTGGTAGGACGGCATGGATATGGTAGCATCAGGTTCTTTGGGGAGACGGATGTAAGGCGTCTTGATCTTGAGTCGCTCGTGCAGTTTAACAACCGAGAGGTGATAGTTTACATGGACGAGAGCAAGAAACCTCCCATTGGACAGGGTCTCAACAAGGCAGCCGAGGTAACGCTCCTCAACATAAAATGTTTCGACAAAAAGACCGGGCATCAATATACAGACGGGGCAAAAGTTGATAGGTACAAGGAGATGCTAAAGAGAAAAGCGGAGGACCAGGGTGCTGAGTTCGTGTCGTATGACCCAATCAATGGAGAATGGAAGTTCAGGGTCAGCCATTTCAGCAGGTACAGGtttgaagaggaagaggaagatgaatgTAACTGGGATATGTGTGTTTCTCCTGCTTGCTGA